In Triticum aestivum cultivar Chinese Spring chromosome 5B, IWGSC CS RefSeq v2.1, whole genome shotgun sequence, the following proteins share a genomic window:
- the LOC123113231 gene encoding transcription factor PHYTOCHROME INTERACTING FACTOR-LIKE 13 has translation MSQFVPDWGNMGDISRPLGEDDDLMELLWCNGNVVMQSQGHRKLPPRPEKVPAPPVVQEDEAGLWFPFALADSLDKDIFQDLFCEEPPGAAGVDGSSRQQSMSLADCGDNAGGFQSDLVQARAGKAAMEEGASSTLSAMGASFCGSNQVQVQGAVSDHGRAGHATAYGDGGAGSALPSAVGSVNANARGRGHEATVASSSGRSNYSFGVTATTTTTTGTEPTSTSNRSSKSKRGLDTEDSESPSEDAESESLVLERKPPQKLTTARRSRAAEVHNLSERRRRDRINEKMRALQELIPHCNKTDKASMLDEAIEYLKTLQMQVQMMWMGSGMAPPAVMFPGMQMHQYLPQMGPSMARMPFMAPPQQGHGVSLPEQYAHFLGVNPHHHLQPPAHHHQHFAQGLGYYPLGAKALQQSPALHHVSNGNAGGGTPAATANATPGNAIHPNKR, from the exons ATGAGCCAATTCGTGCCAGATTGGGGAAACATGGGCGACATCTCCAGGCCACTCGG GGAAGACGATGACCTCATGGAGCTGCTGTGGTGCAACGGCAATGTCGTCATGCAGAGCCAGGGTCATCGGAAGCTGCCGCCGAGGCCTGAGAAGGTTCCGGCGCCGCCGGTGGTGCAAGAAGACGAGGCCGGCCTGTGGTTCCCGTTCGCCCTCGCTGACTCGCTCGACAAGGACATCTTCCAGGACCTCTTCTGCGAAGAACCACCGGGGGCGGCCGGCGTCGACGGCTCCAGCAGGCAGCAATCGATGAGCCTGGCCGACTGCGGCGACAACGCCGGCGGCTTCCAGTCAGACCTCGTCCAGGCTCGCGCCGGGAAGGCAGCGATGGAGGAGGGCGCGTCGTCGACGCTGAGCGCGATGGGGGCGAGCTTCTGCGGGAGCAACCAGGTGCAGGTGCAGGGCGCGGTGAGCGACCACGGGCGCGCCGGCCACGCCACTGcctatggcgacggcggagcggGCAGCGCTCTGCCCTCGGCGGTGGGGAGCGTAAATGCAAACGCCAGAGGCAGGGGCCACGAGGCCACCGTGGCCTCCTCGTCGGGGCGGTCCAACTACAGCTTCGGCGTCACCgccactaccaccaccaccaccggcaccGAGCCGACGAGCACGAGCAACCGGAGCAGCAAGAGCAAGCGGGGGCTCGACACGGAGGACTCGGAGAGCCCCAGCGAGGACGCCGAGTCAGAGTCCTTGGTGCTGGAGCGCAAGCCGCCCCAGAAGCTCACGACGGCGCGGAGGAGCCGCGCCGCCGAGGTGCACAACCTCTCCGAGAGG AGGAGACGAGACAGGATCAACGAGAAGATGCGAGCCCTGCAAGAGCTCATACCCCACTGCAACAAG ACTGACAAGGCGTCGATGCTGGACGAGGCGATCGAGTACCTGAAGACGCTGCAGATGCAGGTGCAGATGATGTGGATGGGCAGCGGCATGGCGCCGCCGGCGGTGATGTTCCCGGGCATGCAGATGCACCAGTACCTGCCGCAGATGGGCCCGTCCATGGCGCGGATGCCCTTCATGGCGCCGCCGCAGCAGGGCCACGGCGTGAGCCTGCCGGAGCAGTACGCGCACTTCCTCGGCGtcaacccccaccaccacctgcagcCGCCGGCCCACCACCACCAG CATTTCGCGCAGGGGCTGGGCTACTACCCGCTAGGGGCGAAGGCCCTGCAGCAAAGTCCGGCGCTCCACCACGTGTCCAATGGCAACGCCGGCGGTGGCACGCCTGCCGCTACCGCCAACGCCACGCCGGGGAACGCGATACACCCAAACAAAAGATGA